The proteins below come from a single Desulfitobacterium metallireducens DSM 15288 genomic window:
- the era gene encoding GTPase Era: MKFTNQSAGFHSGFVSVIGRPNAGKSTLLNQLLGQKVLIMSDKPQTTRNKIQCILTEERGQVIFLDTPGIHKPKHKLGEFMVDSAMNSLREVDLVLYMVDASAEFGGGEEYIINALKQVKTPCILVLNKIDLLKKEHVLKLIEDYSKLADFLAIVPLSAKTGENKEELLKVIFNQIPAGPMYYPEDEVTDQPERFIMAELVREKVLQLTRDEVPHSIAVVVESVEEKRTLVKVRALIIVERDSQKGIIIGEGGKLLKEIGSLARHDIETLLGSKVFLELFVKVKKDWRNKAENLREFGYSDRK; encoded by the coding sequence TTGAAGTTTACGAACCAATCTGCCGGATTTCATTCTGGCTTTGTCTCGGTCATAGGACGCCCCAATGCAGGAAAATCGACCCTTCTCAATCAACTTTTAGGGCAGAAGGTTCTGATCATGTCCGATAAACCTCAGACGACGCGTAATAAAATACAATGTATCCTTACGGAGGAGCGGGGACAGGTCATTTTTCTCGATACCCCCGGAATCCATAAACCAAAACATAAATTGGGAGAATTTATGGTGGATAGCGCCATGAATTCCTTACGTGAAGTCGACCTTGTGTTATATATGGTTGATGCTTCTGCTGAATTTGGCGGTGGTGAAGAGTATATTATCAACGCTTTAAAGCAGGTTAAAACTCCCTGTATTCTCGTCTTAAACAAAATTGATCTCCTCAAAAAGGAACACGTTCTAAAGTTGATCGAAGACTATTCTAAACTTGCTGACTTTTTAGCCATCGTGCCACTTTCAGCTAAAACGGGAGAGAACAAAGAGGAATTATTGAAGGTTATCTTTAATCAAATCCCTGCAGGTCCGATGTATTATCCTGAGGATGAGGTTACCGACCAGCCTGAACGTTTTATTATGGCGGAATTAGTACGAGAAAAAGTTCTGCAATTGACTCGTGATGAAGTTCCTCATTCCATTGCTGTTGTTGTCGAATCCGTTGAAGAAAAGAGGACGCTCGTCAAAGTTCGGGCTCTCATTATTGTGGAACGAGATTCGCAAAAAGGAATTATCATTGGTGAAGGCGGGAAACTTTTAAAAGAGATCGGGAGTCTCGCGCGGCACGATATTGAGACCTTGCTTGGGAGTAAAGTTTTCCTCGAGCTTTTTGTAAAGGTAAAAAAAGACTGGCGGAACAAGGCTGAGAATTTGCGAGAGTTTGGTTATTCCGATCGTAAATAA
- a CDS encoding cytidine deaminase, whose protein sequence is MEHDLEITPEDQKELIRLAQSAYAEAYVPYSHYPVGAATLWSSGEIFAGCNVENASFGLTVCAERNSIFQAVAQGERKLKAVAIAVPTETFPSPCGACRQVFREFAEDCLVILVNGQGETQLTHLKTLLPDSFGPEFL, encoded by the coding sequence ATGGAGCATGATTTGGAAATCACACCTGAAGATCAAAAAGAACTCATTCGCCTGGCTCAGTCCGCTTACGCTGAGGCGTATGTTCCATATTCGCATTATCCGGTCGGAGCGGCCACGTTGTGGTCATCGGGGGAAATTTTCGCGGGATGCAACGTTGAGAATGCGAGTTTTGGATTAACAGTGTGTGCAGAACGAAACTCCATTTTTCAGGCTGTAGCGCAAGGCGAAAGAAAGCTAAAGGCTGTTGCAATAGCCGTTCCGACGGAAACGTTTCCCTCCCCTTGTGGAGCCTGCCGTCAGGTTTTTCGAGAATTTGCTGAGGACTGTCTGGTTATCTTAGTTAATGGGCAAGGAGAAACACAGCTGACTCATCTTAAAACGCTCCTTCCCGATTCTTTTGGACCAGAGTTTTTATAG
- a CDS encoding diacylglycerol kinase family protein: MGKYQKTRSFWRSLGQASRGILYSSKTQKHLQFHIFAGSLVLATAWWCHLTRIEVVLLVLTIGSVITAEVMNTAIELVVDLAEPNFHPIAGMAKDVAAGAVLVTALQSVVIGVILFGPRLWEWIRYSLE, translated from the coding sequence ATGGGGAAATATCAGAAAACCCGTTCCTTCTGGCGGAGTCTCGGCCAGGCTAGCCGGGGAATTCTCTATTCCTCGAAAACACAAAAACATCTCCAATTTCATATCTTTGCGGGTAGTCTTGTTTTGGCTACAGCCTGGTGGTGTCACCTTACTCGGATAGAAGTGGTTTTACTTGTCCTCACCATTGGAAGTGTAATTACGGCTGAAGTGATGAACACGGCTATCGAACTTGTTGTGGATTTAGCGGAGCCAAATTTTCATCCGATTGCGGGAATGGCAAAAGATGTTGCTGCAGGCGCAGTTTTGGTGACTGCCCTTCAGTCGGTGGTCATTGGAGTCATTCTTTTCGGTCCGCGGTTATGGGAATGGATAAGGTATAGCTTAGAGTAG
- the ybeY gene encoding rRNA maturation RNase YbeY, giving the protein MLLDINWEEQTIPEVERERIQGYFERGISEAIRVAEGPEEAEVSLTLVDDRRIHELNREFRGVDRPTDVLSFALQDEVEEEPEILDFEDEILGDIIISVERARLQAEEYGHSFERELVYLAVHGTLHLLGYDHEAEEDKAEMRRQEETVMNQIGLLRE; this is encoded by the coding sequence TTGTTATTAGATATCAATTGGGAAGAACAGACGATTCCCGAAGTTGAGCGGGAACGGATTCAAGGCTATTTTGAGCGGGGCATTTCGGAAGCCATTCGGGTTGCTGAGGGCCCAGAAGAAGCTGAAGTGAGTCTTACACTCGTTGATGACCGACGCATCCATGAGCTGAACAGAGAGTTCCGAGGAGTCGATCGCCCAACCGATGTGCTTTCGTTTGCGCTCCAGGATGAGGTAGAGGAAGAACCTGAAATCCTCGATTTTGAGGATGAGATTTTGGGAGATATCATTATCTCTGTGGAGAGAGCGAGATTACAGGCTGAAGAATATGGGCATTCCTTTGAGCGGGAACTGGTGTACCTAGCCGTACACGGAACCTTACATCTACTCGGGTATGATCATGAAGCTGAAGAGGATAAAGCCGAGATGCGCCGCCAGGAAGAAACGGTCATGAACCAAATTGGCCTCTTGAGAGAGTAA
- a CDS encoding HD family phosphohydrolase: MKIRELRPLKDLADFKKNTTWQPLIAAVVYFLLFTFLLSSGLFTSRLNIDLGDPSPQLIKAPWAKDIEDYDKYRRDQDAAAQAVKPVYIPDEDYLSSVAKDLSKAFIALGESVNSQEENPAKISKLRQTIPFAALTDGVLTSLVQSSPQLLDEKEQIATQIIMGNARGSDTGAHDANEVATLRDRMKQDINKAPLTDDFKTFLRTFVESKITQQTLLVDETATGNLRQAARASVKLEVHSYKVGQKIVGPGEIVDENVMRVLASYGLVETLSPWRSVAGILLIVLISMLSMILYARQYRRHISQLFPKMILVGLSIVLVLLIGKGIVALNLGGSQFNALVGILIPTAWATMTIAILVDPETAVLSSIILAVFVGILADPIVTTSYGLQVAIVALFSGVIGVYSVSRLSQRSDLARAGLFISAVNIISVSAIALTSGMSPTVWLVGVILGVVNGLGSSVLTVGTLHWFEAAFHITSGIRLLELSNPNRPLLKRLLVEAPGTYHHSILVGNLAEAAAEEVEADAILVRVGAMYHDIGKLKRPYFFIENQFAQDNPHDKIAPTLSALIITSHIKDGLEMAKEEKLPQSIQDIISQHHGDSIVSFFYHKAVEDNPEIQEETFHYEGPRPQTKEAALVMLADSIEAAVRSMKQATPGRIEGLVRKIIKDKLNNDQLNQSNLTFRDLDKIATAFVRVLTGIFHSRVEYPDLPQKTEESLPVLAGATESEPIKEEEDSKEVVQGYTLEDPSEETNQRDNEPKNEGREELP, encoded by the coding sequence TTGAAGATTAGAGAACTAAGGCCATTAAAAGATTTAGCTGATTTCAAGAAAAACACCACTTGGCAGCCCCTGATTGCCGCTGTGGTGTATTTTCTGCTATTTACCTTTTTGTTATCTTCTGGACTTTTTACTTCGAGATTGAATATCGATTTGGGAGATCCCAGTCCACAACTGATTAAGGCACCTTGGGCAAAAGATATTGAGGACTATGATAAATATCGGCGCGATCAGGATGCAGCAGCTCAAGCAGTCAAACCCGTTTATATACCGGATGAAGATTATCTTTCCAGTGTGGCTAAGGATTTAAGTAAAGCGTTTATCGCGCTTGGGGAATCGGTTAATAGTCAAGAAGAGAATCCGGCCAAGATTAGCAAGCTTCGTCAAACGATCCCCTTTGCGGCTTTAACGGATGGGGTTTTGACAAGTTTAGTTCAATCCTCTCCTCAACTTCTTGATGAAAAGGAGCAAATTGCCACCCAAATTATTATGGGGAATGCTAGGGGAAGTGATACTGGAGCGCATGACGCCAATGAAGTTGCGACCCTTCGTGATCGAATGAAGCAGGATATTAATAAAGCGCCTTTGACGGATGACTTTAAGACCTTCTTGAGAACCTTTGTGGAATCTAAGATCACGCAGCAAACGTTACTGGTAGATGAAACGGCGACCGGAAATTTACGACAAGCTGCTCGCGCTTCAGTAAAACTTGAAGTGCATAGTTATAAAGTGGGCCAGAAAATTGTCGGGCCCGGTGAGATTGTGGACGAGAATGTGATGCGAGTTTTAGCGTCTTATGGATTGGTGGAAACCCTTTCACCTTGGCGTTCTGTTGCCGGAATTCTCCTGATCGTTTTAATCAGTATGTTATCGATGATACTTTATGCGCGTCAGTACCGACGACATATTTCACAACTGTTTCCTAAAATGATTTTAGTCGGGTTGAGTATAGTCCTGGTCTTGCTTATTGGGAAAGGAATTGTGGCTTTAAATCTTGGAGGTTCCCAATTTAATGCGCTAGTGGGGATCCTCATACCTACAGCTTGGGCAACGATGACGATTGCAATTTTAGTGGATCCAGAGACGGCGGTTTTAAGTTCCATTATTTTAGCGGTCTTCGTTGGAATTTTGGCGGATCCCATTGTGACCACTTCTTATGGTTTACAAGTGGCTATTGTGGCTTTATTTAGTGGAGTTATTGGCGTATATAGTGTTTCACGTTTAAGTCAGCGGTCAGATTTAGCGCGTGCCGGCTTATTTATCTCTGCAGTAAATATCATATCGGTCAGTGCAATCGCTCTGACTTCAGGGATGAGTCCTACAGTATGGCTTGTGGGCGTTATACTTGGCGTAGTGAATGGACTGGGTTCATCTGTTCTCACGGTTGGAACACTGCATTGGTTTGAAGCGGCTTTCCATATTACGTCTGGTATCCGTTTGTTGGAACTTTCCAATCCTAATCGTCCCCTCCTTAAACGTTTACTGGTGGAGGCTCCGGGGACCTATCATCACAGTATCCTTGTTGGCAATCTGGCGGAAGCAGCTGCTGAAGAAGTTGAAGCCGATGCGATTTTGGTACGTGTCGGAGCGATGTATCATGATATCGGGAAGCTCAAACGCCCCTATTTCTTTATTGAAAATCAATTTGCTCAGGATAACCCTCATGATAAAATTGCTCCTACGTTAAGTGCACTGATCATTACCTCCCATATTAAAGATGGGTTGGAAATGGCGAAAGAGGAAAAATTACCTCAATCGATTCAAGATATTATTTCGCAACACCATGGAGACAGCATAGTCAGCTTCTTTTATCATAAAGCAGTTGAAGATAACCCTGAAATTCAGGAAGAAACATTTCATTATGAAGGACCGCGACCTCAAACCAAAGAAGCGGCTCTGGTCATGCTTGCGGATAGCATTGAGGCAGCCGTCCGTTCGATGAAGCAAGCCACTCCAGGACGAATTGAAGGATTGGTTCGGAAAATTATTAAGGACAAGCTTAATAATGATCAACTCAATCAAAGCAATCTGACCTTCCGCGACCTGGATAAGATTGCAACCGCTTTTGTGCGAGTCCTGACGGGAATATTCCATTCCCGCGTTGAATATCCGGACCTCCCTCAGAAAACGGAGGAATCACTGCCCGTACTTGCGGGTGCGACGGAAAGTGAGCCGATTAAGGAAGAAGAGGATTCTAAAGAAGTTGTCCAGGGATATACTTTAGAGGATCCTTCAGAGGAAACAAACCAGAGGGATAATGAACCTAAAAACGAAGGGAGGGAGGAGTTGCCTTAG
- a CDS encoding PhoH family protein: MTKESKLILNNTAEEMNLLGLEDAHLRLLEERLGGRCIVRGGEMVISGEMKEVDKTEKAVKELLSMIRQGHNLNPTDVSYIISQVEEGQDSGMADTLAKVFATTHRGRPIKAKTLGQADYLESIDKNTIVFGIGPAGTGKTYLAVVMAVRALRAKEVNRIVLTRPAVEAGEKLGFLPGDLQEKIDPYLRPLYDALYDLLGPETVQRYIEKGTIEIAPLAYMRGRTLDDSFIILDEAQNTTPEQMKMFLTRLGFASQAVVTGDITQVDLPRGHYSGLVEVQNILKNIPDISFHYFTAADVVRNPLVQKIIQAYEQMEAREGRRDRS, encoded by the coding sequence TTGACGAAAGAATCAAAGCTTATTTTGAACAATACTGCTGAAGAAATGAATTTACTGGGATTAGAAGATGCCCATTTACGTCTTTTAGAAGAACGTCTAGGAGGGCGTTGTATTGTTCGCGGGGGAGAAATGGTCATCAGCGGTGAGATGAAAGAAGTGGACAAGACGGAGAAAGCGGTCAAGGAGCTTCTTTCAATGATCCGACAAGGCCATAATTTAAACCCAACTGATGTTTCATATATCATTTCCCAGGTTGAAGAGGGACAAGATTCAGGAATGGCGGATACGCTTGCTAAAGTTTTTGCGACGACTCACCGGGGGCGGCCGATCAAGGCAAAAACCTTAGGACAGGCGGATTATCTTGAATCGATTGATAAAAACACCATTGTTTTTGGCATAGGTCCAGCAGGAACGGGCAAAACGTATTTGGCCGTCGTCATGGCGGTGCGCGCTCTACGGGCCAAGGAGGTCAATCGAATCGTGCTTACGCGTCCAGCTGTTGAAGCAGGGGAGAAATTGGGCTTTTTGCCGGGTGATCTTCAGGAAAAAATCGATCCCTATCTTCGGCCTCTTTATGATGCCTTGTACGATCTTTTAGGTCCCGAGACGGTTCAACGGTATATTGAAAAAGGAACAATTGAAATCGCGCCGCTTGCTTATATGCGAGGTCGAACGTTGGATGATTCGTTTATTATTCTGGATGAAGCTCAAAATACGACACCTGAACAAATGAAGATGTTTTTAACTCGGTTAGGTTTCGCTTCTCAGGCGGTTGTGACTGGGGATATCACCCAAGTCGATTTACCGCGGGGCCATTATTCAGGACTGGTTGAAGTGCAAAACATTTTAAAGAATATTCCTGATATTTCTTTCCATTACTTTACAGCGGCCGATGTTGTTCGTAATCCTCTGGTGCAAAAAATTATCCAGGCCTATGAACAAATGGAAGCAAGAGAAGGCCGGCGGGATCGTTCCTAG
- the yqfD gene encoding sporulation protein YqfD: MLVKFGPFYHGRVIFAARGDQLARFVNEGIRDGVVFYKTQKSERGLKAQVSIEDFKKLRHAARHTHTRIHILAKYGWPFIALRWWRRKTLMAGIFIIGMSLIALSQMVLSIQVTGVKMIPEEQLLQSAEMHGLKTWVWQKDVNTREIVKALVEEFPDAAWIGIEHQGTRININVKEKIRPVVQTERGNLVANKTGIIHELMVIQGTPLVHEGETVKAGQVLIEAPVSLDNPTAQPKPGIASKPNPTLPQAIPAAKGFARARVWYTSEATVPLSEDKIEESGRSAKGWGIKFGNRVIMVTTPESPFDQVTKEVKIHAYTFGRNWHFPVEILSITYKELETVHFERIKEEAQQIAEKQAKDEILSKISPGASIIEERVRVLATSDGMERVRVETETYEDLAVYPNP, from the coding sequence TCATCTTTGCTGCGCGCGGAGATCAACTCGCTCGCTTTGTTAATGAAGGGATTCGGGATGGTGTTGTTTTCTATAAAACTCAGAAATCGGAACGAGGGCTTAAAGCTCAGGTGAGTATTGAGGATTTTAAGAAATTGCGTCATGCCGCTCGTCATACCCATACTCGAATCCATATTCTCGCAAAGTATGGTTGGCCTTTCATTGCCCTTCGGTGGTGGCGTAGAAAAACGTTGATGGCAGGGATTTTCATTATTGGAATGAGCCTTATTGCTCTATCCCAAATGGTATTATCGATTCAAGTGACGGGAGTTAAGATGATTCCAGAGGAACAGCTTCTGCAAAGCGCTGAAATGCACGGACTTAAAACCTGGGTTTGGCAAAAAGATGTGAATACTCGTGAAATTGTTAAAGCTTTAGTGGAAGAATTTCCGGATGCCGCCTGGATCGGAATTGAGCATCAAGGAACGCGAATAAATATTAATGTTAAAGAAAAAATACGACCCGTCGTACAGACCGAACGCGGAAATCTTGTCGCGAACAAGACAGGAATCATTCACGAATTGATGGTTATTCAGGGAACTCCCTTAGTTCACGAAGGGGAAACGGTGAAAGCAGGTCAGGTTTTAATTGAGGCTCCAGTGAGTCTAGATAATCCGACGGCTCAGCCTAAACCGGGTATTGCTTCGAAGCCTAATCCAACCCTGCCTCAAGCGATTCCTGCCGCGAAAGGGTTTGCTCGGGCTCGTGTTTGGTATACATCTGAAGCAACAGTCCCTTTGAGTGAAGATAAGATCGAAGAGAGTGGACGGAGTGCTAAAGGCTGGGGTATAAAATTCGGTAACCGTGTCATAATGGTAACAACACCCGAATCGCCGTTTGATCAAGTGACGAAAGAAGTTAAGATTCACGCTTATACGTTCGGGAGGAATTGGCATTTCCCTGTCGAAATACTATCCATTACCTATAAAGAATTAGAGACCGTGCATTTTGAACGAATTAAAGAAGAAGCTCAACAGATTGCCGAGAAACAGGCCAAAGATGAAATATTATCAAAGATTTCCCCAGGGGCTAGTATCATTGAAGAGCGGGTGCGGGTCTTAGCTACCAGTGATGGAATGGAGCGAGTTCGCGTAGAAACAGAAACCTATGAAGATTTAGCGGTGTATCCGAATCCGTAA